The sequence ATCCAAATTTAGTCAAAATTGAATCCTTTCTACTTAAATATAGTAAAATATTATAATTTTTTTAATAAAAGCTTATGATTTTGGCTAAAGATATTTTTATTTTAAAAGAAGTTTTTTATTAAAAAAATTAGGTCATTAGGAGTACTTATTTAACTTCAACCACCAACTAAAATTGAAGTTATTAAAAAAAGGAAGAATTTTAGTAACTCCAATGACCTAAAAAGTGTATATTACTTCCAAAAATTTAAGAACCAACAAATAAATTAATGGAAGACACATACTTACTTTATGGCTTTATTTTTTTAAATTAAAGTTATATCTAACTTTAATTCCGTGTTTTGAAGCGACATTATTTAATTTATAGAAACCAAATAATTAACTTCTTATTTTTTGAGTTAAACAACTCTTACAACCCATATTATAAAATTTATTGAATACCTAAGGAATAATGGAAAATATCCAATAAAATTTTATAAACCCATATCTATTGAGTTTAAAAATTAGGGCACTAAAAATTCAAACCCAATAGAACACCTTTTTTAAATTAATATTAATTTAAAATCCCTACTTTTTAACTAAACACCAATATATAAATTTTTATCTAACTTTTCAAATAAATTAATTGCTGAATATGCTGCAAGTAAACTAGTTTTAGGATTAGATCTACAAGGTGAATTAGAAATTCTAGTAGAAAATTGACCAAAATCTCCTTTTACATCTATTTGATGAATATTTTGACTTATAGAAGGATCACTTATAATTTTAACATCAATATCCTTATTAGCTACCAAACTTAAAGAGACTGCAACATTCATATTTAATGGAAATTTTTTAATAGCTTCTGAAGCTTTACCTTCAAAAACAACTTTTTCAATATTTTCATTTTGATTTAAAGCTTTTGGTGGTTTTCTAGTAATCAAGGATACAGAATATAAATTACCAATTGAAGCAGATTTAATTCCATCTAAACCTATAACTGCACCAGAAGGAACATATATTTTAACGTTTTTCTTTTCTGCAACTTGAATTAAATCCTCTCTAAAATTTTTATCCATTAATGAACCAACACTCATTATAATCAAAGATTTACCACTGTTTACAATATTCAACCCATATTCTTTAATAGCTGAAGGTGATGCTGCCTCAAAGACAATATCAACTTTGTTTAACATCCGATTGAAATCTTTAACAACAACCCCATTAACTAAGGAGGATAAACTCTTAGACTTATCCGTAAATTTATCAAAAAAATATTTTGGCTGAATATCTAAATGAGAATGGATAAGGTAATTTACTATAACTGATGAAATATTTCCACAACCTAAAAAACCTAAAATCATAAAAAACCACCTTAAATAATACCAGTACCTCGATGATGATTAAATTTTAATTATATAATGTTTTTGACTTTATTATTAGATAATCAATGAAATAATGAATAAAGCTAATAATTAGCTTAATTCATTAGATCATTAAAGAGATGTAAACATTTGGTGAGAATAATTTAGAAGTCAAAACCTGTTAAACGAAAACCTCCGTATTTAGATTTATATTTAATATTTAAACCAATGAGTAAAGGTGTAACTACCTCTATCAATTGTGCCTTTTCAAGAGCCCCTGCATCGATTACTTTAATACCCGGTATCTTCTCAATCAACTCTTTTGCAGTGTCTTTAGCCTCTTGATTATCACCTGCAATAATGCAATCACAGTCAATTGGTTCAGGAATATTTAAAAGTAAACTATTACTTATATTATTAAAAGCAGCAATGACTTTAACATCTTCACCTTCCAATATTGAAGCCGTTCTCTCTGCAGCAGATCCTTCAGGCAATTTAAGAACCCTTGAAACTTTACCTCCAATAGCTGTTTCTAATGGAACCGTTGCATCTAAAAAGATCTTTCCTTTAACAAAAGGTTTGATAGTTTTTAATGTTGCACTTTGAGCTTGTAAAGGTACTGTCATAATAAGAATATCCCCTTCTTTTGCAGCATCCTCATTAGCCAAACCTTTAATATCAACATCATAATCTTTTAATTCATCAATTGTTTCTCCGACAACCTTTACTGCCTTTTCTTCTTTACGTGAACCAACAATTACAGATTCACCAGCAATAGCCAAACGCTTAGCAATACCTAAACCTTGAGGTCCAGTACCACCAATAATACTAATGATCATTAGAATTACCTCCATTTACTTGAAATTTATTTCCATTCAATCTGAAAAATCCGTCATCATCCTTTACTAATCTTTCAAAATCACTTCTATGAATATATTTATTGATTTTTTTAATGACATTATAGATAGTATTTCGACTATATCCTGTTTGCTCTGCAATATCTGCAACTGACATGACATACATATTGAAAATAATATAACTTAAAACACTTATCGGCATTTTAGAATTTTCAAAGAAAGTTCCACTAAAATCATTGAATGCATGATCACAGTCATTACATTTAAATTTGCGTATTTTACCCTGAGGATATCCCTTATCAATAAATCCTTTTTTATTTACATTAAAAGATTTACATCTAGGACAATAAACACCATTAGCCCAGCGAATAGATCTAAATATATCCATAAATAATGTTTCATATGAAAAACTATTCACAAATTTAATATCAAGATTTTTCTCATAATCCTTGTTTATCATTTTAACCATCAAATGAAAATAAAAAATAATATTAGAAATTAAAAGATGAAGATTATTGAAATAATATTCAATAATCAACCTTTTCTATTTCTTTGGATAGAAACCACTTGGTTGCTCAGATAGATTAATCATTATATTTTTCATCTGTGTATAATGTTCCAATATAACCTTATGAGTTTCACGACCAATACCTGATTGTTTATAACCACCAAATGGAGCACCAGCAGGAATTGAATTATAAGTGTTTACCCACATACGACCTGTTTCAATAGCATTACATACACGGATAGCACGGTTAATATCCCTAGTCCAAACAGCACCACCTAAACCATATGAACTGTCATTAGCCATTTCAATTACATCTTCTTCATCTTTAAATGGAATGACAACAGCTACAGGTCCAAAAATTTCCTCTTGTGCTACTTTCATATCATTAGTAACATTGGTTAATAATGTAGGTTTAAAGAAACTACCTTCTGAAAGTGGTCCCTCTTTAAATCTTTCACCACCAACAGCAATTGTTGCACCTTCTTTTACACCATCTTGAACACATTTTTCAATTTTTTCAACTTGCCTCTCATTAATCTGAGAACCCATCTGTGTATCCTCTAACCATGGCATATTTACATTTATTTTACCAAATTGATCTACAGCTTCCTTAACAAACTTATCGTAAATATCTTCTTGGACAAATACACGGGAACCTGCACAACATACTTGACCCTGGTTAAATAAAATACCTAATTGTAAACCGTCCATTGCCATATCCCATTTACAATCATCAAAGTAAATGTTAGCAGATTTACCTCCTAATTCTAAGGTTGATGGAATTAATCTTGATGCAGCACAGTTTGCTACATTACAACCTATTTCAGTGGAACCGGTAAATGCTAATTTTCTGAATCCTGGATGTTCTAACATGTATTGACCTGATTTTGAACCTTTACCAGTAATAACATTAAATACACCTTTAGGAATAACTTTTTCAGTCATTTTAGCAAATTCGAGTACACTTAAAGGAGTGGAACTTGATGGGTGGAATACAGTACAACATCCTGCAGCAAGCACTGGAGCTAATTTCCAAGCAGCCATTAAGAATGGGAAGTTCCAAGGAACAATTTGACCAACTACACCTATTGGTTCCCTTAAGATTAAGCTTAAGGTATTATTGTCCAACATTGTTGCAGAACCTTCCTCAGCACGTACAGCACCAGCAAAGTAACGGAAGTGATCTGATGAAAATGGCATGTCTATAGCCATATTCTCCCTAATTGGCTTACCATTATCAAGTGTTTCAATCATAGCTAATTTATCAGCATTGTCGTCAATAATATCTGCAACCTTAAGTAGAATTTCTTCTCTTTCAATAGGTTCAACAGCTTTCCAATCTGGAAATGCGGCATTAGCAGCATCAACTGCCTCATCCACATCTGCGTTAGTAGCTTCAGCACATGTAGCTAGTTTTTCACCATTTGCAGGACAAAAAGTTTCAAAGGTTGAGCCGTCTGATGCATCTTTCCATTGTCCATTTATATATAATTGATACTTTTCCTGTGCAGGGTTATTAGGAATCTTTTCCATATTATTACCTCTTTATCTCATTTATTTTTTATCTAGAAATCAATCTCATCTATACCATAGTATATATTGTGTAAAAGTTTTTCAAACAATTCTGCAGTCATTTCTCTTGGGTTTGCAGCAGTACATGCATCAGTCATAGCATTTTTAGAAATTTCCTTGACTTTTGCATTAAATTCATCTTCATCTACACCCCACTCTTTAAGATCATGAGGTATACCTAAGTATTTATTAAAGTCTGCAACAGTATTACATAGTTTTTCAACCAATTCCTCATCAGTACCTTCCCATCCAAGATAACGGCCAATAGCAGCATATCTTGAAGGATCTTTCCTAGCATTAAATCTAGTAGCATATGGTAGATACATAGCATTAGCTTCACCATGAGGAATATGTCTTCCAGAGAATGCAGCTCCAGTTTTATGAGCCATAGAATGGACAATACCTAATAATCCATTAGAAAATGCAATTCCAGCTTCAGCCTGAGCATAATGCATCATTTCCCTCGCATCTTGATTTCCGTCATAGGACTGTTTTAGATTATTCAAAATCATGTGAATCGCATCTAAAGCCATAGCATCTGCAAATGGTTGATGGGTTGAAGCGGTATATGCTTCAATAGCATGAGTTAAAGCATCCATTCCAGTATGTGCTACTAATTTAGGTGGCATACTTGCTGGTAACTGTGGATCTACAATAGCCACATCTGGAGTTACTTCAAAATCAGCAATAGGCCATTTAATACCGGTATCATAATCAGTTATAACTGAGAATGCAGTTACCTCAGTACCAGTACCACTTGTAGAACCAATAGCGCAGAAATGAGCTTTTTGTCTCATTTTAGGTAAACCAAATGGAACACATGCCTCTTCAAAGGTTAAATCAGGATATTCATAGAAAATCCACATACCTTTAGCTGCATCAATAGGGGAACCTCCACCCATTGCTACAATCCAATCTGGTTCAAATTCACGCATTTGTTTTGCTCCTTCCATGACAGTGGTAACAGAAGGGTCTGATTCTACTCCTTCGAATAATTTTGTTTCCATGCCTGCCTCTTTAAGATAGTCCATGACTTTATCCAGGAAACCAGCACGTTTTAAGGATCCTCCACCAATTACTACAAAAGCCTTTTTACCTTCTAAATCTTTTAAATTTTCTAATGCACCTTGACCTACGAAAATTTTTCTAGGTACACAGAACAATGTTTTATCCATATTTTTTCCTCCGAAATTTAAGTAACGTGTTTATGGTGGTTAAATTCTTAAGAATTATTTTATCCACATGTAAAAATAAAAATATAAAAAAGGTATAAATTGAAAATTATTAAGTGGTACTTAAAAATCAAAATAATAAACAATAGAGCATGAAAAAATGTAAAAAAATTAACTAATCAATAGCATACTAAAATATTCCCATAAATATAAGTGATATGACTTAAGTTTATAAGAATTATATTAACTACAACCATTACAATTAAAAATTTTTACAAACTTCTATGATATCCTTTGTTATATCTATTTTACAATTAAAAATTGTAAGAACTAATATATAAACTAATCAAAAATGAAAAATTTGTAACTAACATCAAGCTTAGTTTCAATAAATAAGAACAAAATAAAAAATTAGTCTAAAATTAGATAATTAAAAATCAAAAAGAATTTATAAGAATTTTCTAAAAATCAATAAGAAAAAATAATATTATTATAAATAAATAAACTAAAAAACTACAATTAAAAAATTAAATTTAAATTGAATAGTTCATAAAATATGAATTAAATAATTTTAAAAAAACAGTTAAAATAGCTTTAAATAGAAAAATAAAAATGAAAATAAGTTAAAATAAGTATTAAATGAATAATTATATGTAAATTAATATATATAGAAATAAAAAAATTTTAAATATAAAATAAAATAATAATTAATTGTTGTACAAAAAATAAGAAATAAATAAAAGTATATTAAGTAAATAAAATAATAAATAATCTTTATTTAATTAAATCAAAGTTATAAAAATTTTTAAAAGAAAAGTAATAAAAAATAAAGAGTATTTTTTAAAAACAAAATAGGATTCATTTTAAATAAGAAAAATAGCTAAAATACTACCATTAAAAATTAGAAGAAATCCTCAAAACAATGCAATATTAATAAAAGGGTTTAAGAACAGATTAGAATAAAAATAATAAATTACATTTATTAAAATCAATTAAATTTGAAAATATGAAAACGATCTAAAAAAAGTAATTGCTAATACAAAATAAAAAAAAGAAAAGAAAAAATAAAGAAGTTTAATATTCATAGTATTTATCAAATGGAACAGGAAGTCCCATCTTCATCCTATTTTCAGCTTCTTTCTTATTTTTATCTTTTTTACCTTTAGCTAATTTACTGAGTAAACCTAAACCTGGTTTTACAGAATCATCAAATTCCTTAGTTTCAATAAGGCCTGCACTTACAGCAGCATTGAAAATAGATTCACCATCATCGGTTCTTGTAAATACAGTAGACCAACCATCTGGAGAACCAACAGATCCAGTAGCAACATCAGCAAATTCTGCTACATAATCAGGACAGACATTACATCCTGCTTGTTCATATCCATGTGTTTCTTTTAAAGAAATTCCGTGATTGTCATCAGCCGTTTCTGCAAAGAATTTACCTTTACCAATATCCATTTTAGTAATATCATTAATGTCTAATCCCATTTTTTCAGCAGTGAAAGTTTCAATTGAAGCCATAGGGAAGTTTTCCATACAGAAAATACCGATTAATAATTTAAGTTTATCTGCAACGAATCTTGTTGAGAATGGATATACTTGCATTTTTCTAATACCCATGATTTGACATGGAGTTCCTACAGTACCGACTTTTTCAATACCTGCTTGTCTTACAGCTTCTTTTAACGCCCAAACATTAGGTGAATGAGTATATTTAGTTCCAGCTGCAGCAATAAGCTCATCGGTAGTAGTAGCAACTACTGGTTTAGGTACCCAAGGTTCATCACTAGGTCCAGCGACAACTGCTCCTTCAATAATACCTTCGTCTAATGCATAGGAGAATAAAGCAGTTACAATTCCACCATCTTGAGCAACATCTTGAATTTTTTTATCGGTAGCTCTTGCACAAACAACTTGTTTATATTTTCCAAATTCTTGACCAAATTCCATACTAAATCCTCCTATAAGTCAAATTCTTTTTGAATCCTTTCATATGGGAACCAAGATCTAGGACAATGTACATAACATGAACCACATTTAATACATCTATCCTTATTACATTCAGGTCTACCTTCAACCATAGTCATTGCTCTAGTTGGACAAGCTAATGCACAAGTTCCACATCCGGTACATAATGATTTATTAGTAATGTTAGTTTTTACATCACAACCACATGCTAAATTACATGAAGCAAGGTTAAGTGCAGGTTGTAAATAATCCATATCACTATTAATTAAAGCAACAACAGCTTTAGCAATCATTTCCGGAGAAACAGGACAACCAGGAAGAGCAAGATCTACTTTTACCAAATCACTTACAGGTACAAATGACTCGTGTTTAGGTTGTGCTTGTTGACCACCATGAGCAAATCTAGTGAAACAACCAGTCATAGCACAGGAACCGAAAGCACATATTAAATCAGAATGTTTTCTAGCTTCTTGAACTTCATTTAAACTGTGTTCATCTTGTAAACATACAGAACCTTCAATAAGACATAAGTCCATATGAGGCATTTCCTCTGCATAAGTACCATGAATCCATTTATCTACTAAAGTTTGACCATATACAATATCTACCATATCAGAAAGTAAGGTTGATAAAATATCATAGTTTTCAGTTAAAGACATTGCATCACCGGTACAACCACTTAAGTGGATGTATCCGATTTTAGGTTTATTAGTAGGTTTTATAGAAACTTGACCTTCCTCGTATTTAACCTCAGATTCAACAGGTTTAGTTTCTTTTTTACCAAAAGATTTTTTTAATTTATCAAACATTTAATTAACCCCTATCTCTTTAAAAATCATATCAATGGCTTTAGGAATAGCGTTTTCAACAGGCTCAGTTAAGCCCATTACTATATCTGGTGCAGAAATTTCTTTTGGTTGGCAACCTACTATTACAACATCAATTCCTTGATTTGCCAAATCTTGTAATGGTTCTTCAACAGCCCAATTATGAGCATTTTCATATTTACCTTTAGGCATCTCAAAAGGTGAGAAAAATCTTAAGGTACCTGGTTCAGCATTAAAATCAACTACATCAACAATTACTAACTTTTTCCATTTTTCACTAGGTAGTGAAAAAACATAGTAAGTTGCGCTAGTACCTGCATCAATAAAGTCAACTTCTTCAGGAAAGTCTTTATCTTTGAAATATTTTTCTTTGATTGTTTTAATTACATATGGTCCAAAACCATCGTCCTGGAACAATACATTTCCACAGCCAACAACTAAATTTTCTACATCATATGCCATTTAAATTCCCCTATAAATTTACCATCTCACTTTTGAGAACACTTTTATCATCGTCATCCACTACCATTACATGAGTAGCACATGATAAACATGGATCATAAGCTCTAATTACATGAGGTCCATATTCATGGTGGAAACCTTCAGTAGCAGGACCCATAATTGGGATATTCCAGGTAGTTGGTACTAAACATGAATAATATTGAACCCTACCGTCTTTAATTTGAGCCATATGAACATCAGTTCCTCTAGGTGCTTCAATTACACCTAAACCTAATTTATTGGTACCTCTAGGGTCAAAGTCAGCTCTAACAGGAGCGGAAGTATCTAATTGATCAACTAATTCCACAATTCTTGCAGCATTAAGTTTCATTTCTTCAGCTCTTGCAACATGTTGAGCAACTACACCTTTATCTTTAAATCCATGATACATTTCCATTCTAGCTCTAGGTCCAGTTTCAATAGGTTTACCTTCCCATAAAGGAATAGTAGAACAAGCCCTTTTACCTATTTCCGGATCATCATACCATTGTTCAGGCATAATTTCACTGAATTTATCAAAGTCAAAATAAGATCTGTCACCATAGTAAGGACTAGATGAAAATGGTTTATTTTTAACAACACCTAAATCTTTAGGTAATCCTTTATCCGCAACTAATCCTTCGATTAATTCAGCATGTTTCTCAACATCAGGTACTAATTCTTTAGCAATCTTTGTTATTTTTTCTTTAGCTAATGGAGAAATATTTCTAGCCATTCCGCCTACTCTAATATCAGATGGGTGAATACCTTCACCTGCTAATGTATCTACAATAAATTGAGCTTTTTTCCTAATATTAGATACACTGTCTACAGCTGTTTTAAATAAGTTATCAGGTACAAAATCTGGTGCGATTAAGAAATGGTGAATAGCTGCACTATCAAGACAGTGAGCTGCTAAAGTTACCTCTCTCATAATTTTTCCAGCTTTAGGAACCTCAATATCTAATGAATCATCTATAGCTTCAACAGATGCTAAGGTATGAGGTATAGGACAAACACCACAAATTCTTTGACATAAAACAGGTGGAGTTTCAGGTGCCTTACCTACAACCATCTTTTCTAAACCTCTAACAGGAGTAATACTAAAGTATCTACCCTTTGTAACAATTCCTTCATCATCCACTTCCATGACAAGTTCTGCGTGGCCTTCTTGTCTGGTAGTAGGTGATATAACTATTTTTTCACTCAAATGTGTCACCTCTTATATTAAAAAATTAGAAACCAACGACAGTTATTAATTTATTAAAGATGATATATAAATGATTTTTAATAAAGTAAAACGAAAAATTTATATAGTAAAAGATTAATGAAAAACGAAAATTATACAAAGATGCAATAGAATTTAAAAAAAATATAAAAATAATACATAATTTAAAAAATCATTAAAAAAATTAAAATAGAAAACAAATATTGAATAATAGAAAAAAAGTAAGCATATAGCTTTAAATCCGCAATATAATGAATAAAACAATTATTTTAATAAAATAGAAAAATAATTTTATGA comes from Methanobrevibacter boviskoreani JH1 and encodes:
- a CDS encoding aspartate dehydrogenase, with product MILGFLGCGNISSVIVNYLIHSHLDIQPKYFFDKFTDKSKSLSSLVNGVVVKDFNRMLNKVDIVFEAASPSAIKEYGLNIVNSGKSLIIMSVGSLMDKNFREDLIQVAEKKNVKIYVPSGAVIGLDGIKSASIGNLYSVSLITRKPPKALNQNENIEKVVFEGKASEAIKKFPLNMNVAVSLSLVANKDIDVKIISDPSISQNIHQIDVKGDFGQFSTRISNSPCRSNPKTSLLAAYSAINLFEKLDKNLYIGV
- the npdG gene encoding NADPH-dependent F420 reductase, translating into MIISIIGGTGPQGLGIAKRLAIAGESVIVGSRKEEKAVKVVGETIDELKDYDVDIKGLANEDAAKEGDILIMTVPLQAQSATLKTIKPFVKGKIFLDATVPLETAIGGKVSRVLKLPEGSAAERTASILEGEDVKVIAAFNNISNSLLLNIPEPIDCDCIIAGDNQEAKDTAKELIEKIPGIKVIDAGALEKAQLIEVVTPLLIGLNIKYKSKYGGFRLTGFDF
- a CDS encoding transposase, translating into MINKDYEKNLDIKFVNSFSYETLFMDIFRSIRWANGVYCPRCKSFNVNKKGFIDKGYPQGKIRKFKCNDCDHAFNDFSGTFFENSKMPISVLSYIIFNMYVMSVADIAEQTGYSRNTIYNVIKKINKYIHRSDFERLVKDDDGFFRLNGNKFQVNGGNSNDH
- a CDS encoding aldehyde dehydrogenase family protein, with the protein product MEKIPNNPAQEKYQLYINGQWKDASDGSTFETFCPANGEKLATCAEATNADVDEAVDAANAAFPDWKAVEPIEREEILLKVADIIDDNADKLAMIETLDNGKPIRENMAIDMPFSSDHFRYFAGAVRAEEGSATMLDNNTLSLILREPIGVVGQIVPWNFPFLMAAWKLAPVLAAGCCTVFHPSSSTPLSVLEFAKMTEKVIPKGVFNVITGKGSKSGQYMLEHPGFRKLAFTGSTEIGCNVANCAASRLIPSTLELGGKSANIYFDDCKWDMAMDGLQLGILFNQGQVCCAGSRVFVQEDIYDKFVKEAVDQFGKINVNMPWLEDTQMGSQINERQVEKIEKCVQDGVKEGATIAVGGERFKEGPLSEGSFFKPTLLTNVTNDMKVAQEEIFGPVAVVIPFKDEEDVIEMANDSSYGLGGAVWTRDINRAIRVCNAIETGRMWVNTYNSIPAGAPFGGYKQSGIGRETHKVILEHYTQMKNIMINLSEQPSGFYPKK
- a CDS encoding iron-containing alcohol dehydrogenase encodes the protein MDKTLFCVPRKIFVGQGALENLKDLEGKKAFVVIGGGSLKRAGFLDKVMDYLKEAGMETKLFEGVESDPSVTTVMEGAKQMREFEPDWIVAMGGGSPIDAAKGMWIFYEYPDLTFEEACVPFGLPKMRQKAHFCAIGSTSGTGTEVTAFSVITDYDTGIKWPIADFEVTPDVAIVDPQLPASMPPKLVAHTGMDALTHAIEAYTASTHQPFADAMALDAIHMILNNLKQSYDGNQDAREMMHYAQAEAGIAFSNGLLGIVHSMAHKTGAAFSGRHIPHGEANAMYLPYATRFNARKDPSRYAAIGRYLGWEGTDEELVEKLCNTVADFNKYLGIPHDLKEWGVDEDEFNAKVKEISKNAMTDACTAANPREMTAELFEKLLHNIYYGIDEIDF
- the frhB gene encoding coenzyme F420 hydrogenase subunit beta; this translates as MEFGQEFGKYKQVVCARATDKKIQDVAQDGGIVTALFSYALDEGIIEGAVVAGPSDEPWVPKPVVATTTDELIAAAGTKYTHSPNVWALKEAVRQAGIEKVGTVGTPCQIMGIRKMQVYPFSTRFVADKLKLLIGIFCMENFPMASIETFTAEKMGLDINDITKMDIGKGKFFAETADDNHGISLKETHGYEQAGCNVCPDYVAEFADVATGSVGSPDGWSTVFTRTDDGESIFNAAVSAGLIETKEFDDSVKPGLGLLSKLAKGKKDKNKKEAENRMKMGLPVPFDKYYEY
- the frhG gene encoding coenzyme F420 hydrogenase subunit gamma, translated to MFDKLKKSFGKKETKPVESEVKYEEGQVSIKPTNKPKIGYIHLSGCTGDAMSLTENYDILSTLLSDMVDIVYGQTLVDKWIHGTYAEEMPHMDLCLIEGSVCLQDEHSLNEVQEARKHSDLICAFGSCAMTGCFTRFAHGGQQAQPKHESFVPVSDLVKVDLALPGCPVSPEMIAKAVVALINSDMDYLQPALNLASCNLACGCDVKTNITNKSLCTGCGTCALACPTRAMTMVEGRPECNKDRCIKCGSCYVHCPRSWFPYERIQKEFDL
- the frhD gene encoding coenzyme F420-reducing hydrogenase, FrhD protein, with protein sequence MAYDVENLVVGCGNVLFQDDGFGPYVIKTIKEKYFKDKDFPEEVDFIDAGTSATYYVFSLPSEKWKKLVIVDVVDFNAEPGTLRFFSPFEMPKGKYENAHNWAVEEPLQDLANQGIDVVIVGCQPKEISAPDIVMGLTEPVENAIPKAIDMIFKEIGVN
- the frhA gene encoding coenzyme F420 hydrogenase subunit alpha, whose product is MSEKIVISPTTRQEGHAELVMEVDDEGIVTKGRYFSITPVRGLEKMVVGKAPETPPVLCQRICGVCPIPHTLASVEAIDDSLDIEVPKAGKIMREVTLAAHCLDSAAIHHFLIAPDFVPDNLFKTAVDSVSNIRKKAQFIVDTLAGEGIHPSDIRVGGMARNISPLAKEKITKIAKELVPDVEKHAELIEGLVADKGLPKDLGVVKNKPFSSSPYYGDRSYFDFDKFSEIMPEQWYDDPEIGKRACSTIPLWEGKPIETGPRARMEMYHGFKDKGVVAQHVARAEEMKLNAARIVELVDQLDTSAPVRADFDPRGTNKLGLGVIEAPRGTDVHMAQIKDGRVQYYSCLVPTTWNIPIMGPATEGFHHEYGPHVIRAYDPCLSCATHVMVVDDDDKSVLKSEMVNL